A stretch of the Mesorhizobium shangrilense genome encodes the following:
- a CDS encoding LysR family transcriptional regulator, translating to MRFKGLDLNLLVVLDALLSERGLTAAARRINLSQPAMSAAVARLRDYFHDELFTMSGRERILTPRAEALAPAVRDALLRIQGSIISWDPFNPAQSDRRFRILLSDLVTLVFFEKVVERVAREAPAVSFELLPVDDSPDELLRRGDIDFLILPDLFKSSAHSRVALFDETLVCVGCAMNKQLPRQLTFERYMSMKHVSVKFGRMLKPSIEEWFLLEHGLKRRVEVSVQGFSMIPPMVSGTDRIATMPLRLVKHFEKTFPMQIIDLPLPLPGFTETLQWPALHNSDPASIWMREIMLEEASHMATPSKTSGRRGRS from the coding sequence ATGCGTTTCAAAGGGCTTGATCTGAACCTTCTCGTCGTGCTCGACGCGCTGCTGAGCGAGCGCGGCCTCACGGCAGCGGCACGTCGCATCAACCTAAGTCAGCCGGCCATGAGTGCGGCCGTCGCCCGGCTGCGTGACTATTTCCACGATGAACTATTTACGATGAGCGGTCGCGAACGTATTCTGACACCGCGTGCCGAAGCACTCGCCCCGGCGGTTCGCGACGCACTCCTGCGCATCCAGGGCTCGATTATTTCTTGGGATCCGTTTAACCCAGCTCAATCCGACCGCCGCTTCAGGATTCTTCTTTCCGACTTGGTCACACTCGTGTTTTTTGAAAAGGTCGTGGAACGTGTTGCACGGGAAGCACCCGCCGTCAGCTTCGAATTGCTGCCTGTCGACGACAGCCCAGATGAGCTTCTCCGGCGCGGTGATATCGATTTTCTAATTCTCCCGGATTTGTTCAAGTCGAGCGCGCATTCAAGAGTGGCGCTGTTCGACGAGACGCTCGTGTGCGTGGGCTGCGCCATGAACAAACAGCTGCCACGGCAGCTTACGTTCGAGAGATACATGTCGATGAAGCACGTTTCGGTCAAGTTCGGGCGTATGCTGAAGCCCTCCATCGAGGAATGGTTTTTGCTTGAGCATGGTCTTAAGAGACGTGTCGAGGTCTCCGTGCAGGGCTTCAGCATGATCCCGCCGATGGTATCAGGCACAGATCGTATAGCGACCATGCCCTTGCGGCTGGTCAAGCATTTCGAAAAAACGTTCCCCATGCAGATCATCGACCTTCCGCTGCCACTTCCTGGGTTTACCGAGACCCTCCAATGGCCGGCCCTTCACAACAGTGATCCGGCAAGCATCTGGATGCGGGAGATAATGTTGGAGGAGGCGTCCCACATGGCTACTCCAAGCAAGACCTCGGGACGTCGCGGGCGCTCCTAG
- a CDS encoding TIM barrel protein, protein MRLASPRFALDHMAAPRLDIRAFFALARDQGLTDVLFSNSFAPSMPAADVRSAAAEAGVTIISVNALQRFNEWTPARQAEARKLADYAADCGAKALVLVPVIDRSWPANGERRENLPVALSALQPILQSRALIGLIQPLGFQTCSLRSKKEAAKAIAAVDGQSVFRLVHDTFHHTLAGETFFSCELTGLVHISGVNDPAFWIYPDRVLGGFDNGSQIRALLDGGYAGPFSFELVEEIHLLDDLAGALAASIDLIRREAIDARADVRR, encoded by the coding sequence ATGCGCCTGGCGTCGCCCCGTTTTGCACTGGACCACATGGCGGCGCCCCGACTTGATATTCGGGCTTTTTTCGCGCTTGCCCGCGACCAGGGTCTGACCGACGTTCTTTTCAGCAATTCTTTTGCACCTAGCATGCCGGCTGCGGACGTCCGGTCTGCCGCCGCTGAGGCGGGCGTCACGATTATCTCTGTCAACGCCTTGCAGCGCTTCAATGAGTGGACTCCCGCGCGCCAGGCCGAGGCGAGGAAGCTCGCCGATTATGCGGCTGACTGCGGGGCGAAGGCGCTCGTGCTGGTGCCGGTCATTGACCGCTCGTGGCCCGCGAACGGCGAGCGCCGCGAGAATCTGCCCGTCGCCTTAAGCGCGCTCCAGCCGATCCTCCAGTCGCGGGCGTTGATCGGTCTTATCCAGCCGCTGGGCTTCCAGACCTGCTCGCTTCGCTCTAAGAAGGAAGCGGCCAAGGCCATTGCCGCGGTTGATGGCCAGTCCGTCTTCCGCCTCGTGCACGACACGTTCCACCACACCCTCGCCGGGGAGACGTTCTTCTCCTGCGAGCTAACCGGTCTCGTGCACATTTCAGGCGTGAACGATCCGGCCTTCTGGATTTACCCGGATCGCGTCCTGGGAGGTTTCGACAATGGCAGCCAGATCCGGGCGCTGCTTGATGGCGGCTATGCCGGTCCCTTCTCGTTCGAGCTAGTTGAGGAAATCCACCTGCTAGACGACCTCGCAGGCGCACTTGCCGCCAGCATCGATCTCATCCGACGCGAGGCTATTGACGCGAGAGCCGATGTGAGGCGCTGA
- a CDS encoding LysR family transcriptional regulator has translation MRFKGLDLNLLVVLDALLSERGLTAAARRINLSQPAMSAAVARLRDYFHDELFTMSGRERILTPRAQTLAPAVRDALLHIQCSIISWDPFNPAQSDRRFRIIVSDFVTLVFFEKVVERVAREAPAVSFELLPLDDSPDELLRRGDVDFLILPELFMSSTHPRMPLFDETLVCVGCAMTKQLPRQLTFERYMSMKHVSVKFGRTQKPSIEEWFLLEHGLKRRVEVVVQAFSMIPPMVSGTDRIATMPLRLVKHFEKTFPLQIIDLPLPLPGFTEALQWPALHNSDPASIWMREIMLLEASRTATLSKTSGPRGLS, from the coding sequence ATGCGTTTCAAAGGGCTTGATCTGAACCTTCTCGTCGTGCTCGACGCGCTGCTGAGCGAGCGCGGCCTCACGGCAGCTGCACGCCGCATCAACCTAAGTCAGCCGGCCATGAGTGCGGCCGTCGCCCGGCTGCGTGACTATTTCCACGATGAACTATTTACGATGAGCGGTCGCGAACGTATTCTGACACCGCGTGCGCAAACACTCGCCCCCGCGGTTCGCGACGCTCTCCTGCATATCCAGTGCTCGATTATTTCTTGGGATCCGTTTAACCCGGCTCAATCTGACCGCCGCTTCAGGATCATTGTTTCCGATTTCGTCACACTCGTGTTTTTTGAAAAAGTCGTCGAGCGTGTTGCACGGGAAGCACCCGCCGTCAGCTTCGAATTGCTGCCTCTCGACGACAGCCCAGATGAGCTTCTCCGGCGCGGTGATGTCGATTTTCTAATTCTTCCGGAACTGTTCATGTCGAGCACGCATCCAAGAATGCCGCTGTTCGACGAGACGCTCGTGTGCGTGGGCTGCGCCATGACCAAACAGCTGCCACGGCAGCTTACGTTCGAGAGATACATGTCGATGAAGCACGTTTCGGTCAAGTTCGGGCGTACGCAGAAGCCCTCCATCGAGGAATGGTTTTTGCTTGAGCATGGTCTTAAGAGACGTGTCGAGGTCGTCGTGCAGGCATTTAGCATGATCCCGCCTATGGTCTCAGGCACAGATCGTATAGCGACTATGCCCTTGCGGCTGGTCAAGCATTTCGAAAAAACGTTCCCCCTGCAGATCATCGACCTTCCGCTGCCACTTCCCGGATTTACCGAGGCCCTCCAATGGCCGGCCCTTCACAATAGTGATCCGGCAAGCATCTGGATGCGGGAGATAATGTTGCTAGAGGCGTCTCGCACGGCTACTCTAAGCAAGACCTCGGGACCTCGCGGGCTCTCCTAG
- the nodB gene encoding chitooligosaccharide deacetylase NodB — translation MKNLDYFCEVPSDCADGTEDRSVYLTFDDGPLCTPEILDVLAEHRVPATFFVIGAYAADRPELIRRMIAEGHEVANHTMTHPDLSRCGPGEVEREILEANRAIRMACPQVTVRHMRAPYGIWSEEVLTTSVSAGLAPVHWSVDPRDWARPGVDAIVDAVLAGVRPGAIVLLHDGCPPDELKPGTRATLRDQTVKALFRLIPALHDRGFVIRSLPQLH, via the coding sequence ATGAAAAACCTGGACTACTTCTGCGAAGTGCCGAGCGACTGCGCTGACGGCACCGAAGATCGCAGCGTCTATTTGACCTTCGACGACGGTCCACTTTGCACACCGGAGATCCTCGATGTGCTGGCGGAACATCGGGTGCCGGCGACGTTCTTCGTCATCGGTGCCTACGCCGCAGACCGGCCGGAGCTCATCCGACGAATGATTGCAGAAGGGCACGAGGTTGCCAACCACACGATGACTCATCCGGACCTGTCCAGATGCGGACCCGGCGAAGTCGAACGTGAAATTCTTGAGGCGAACAGAGCCATCAGGATGGCGTGCCCCCAGGTCACCGTGCGGCACATGCGCGCGCCGTATGGGATCTGGTCCGAAGAAGTGCTCACTACGTCGGTGAGCGCTGGACTGGCGCCCGTCCATTGGTCGGTGGACCCGCGAGATTGGGCTCGCCCCGGCGTCGACGCGATTGTCGACGCCGTGCTCGCCGGCGTCCGGCCGGGCGCAATTGTCCTCTTGCACGACGGGTGCCCTCCCGACGAGTTGAAACCCGGTACTCGCGCCACTCTGCGCGACCAGACGGTCAAGGCGCTGTTCCGCCTGATTCCAGCATTGCATGACCGCGGATTTGTAATCCGCTCGCTTCCTCAACTTCACTGA
- a CDS encoding LacI family DNA-binding transcriptional regulator: MTKRPTITDIAREAGVSVATVDRVLNARHPVREETARRVHEAAHAIGYHAAGLIKQRLQCDLPHYRLGFILRKPAHHFYQDFAREVEASVSLAQSFHGIPLIEFAPSNVPGDLIARLKDLGARCQAIAMVAPDHPKITAAVEELQAKGIPVFSLLSDFAAGVRQGYIGLNNRKVGRTAAWMFSKIAKRPGKVAVFVGSHRFQGHELRDIGFRSYCRENAPTFEVLDPLVNLEKRQITYEATLDLMQREPELVGFYVAGGGMEGAISALREEGKGLDLIAIVNEITPESRAALADNIITMAVATPLRRLCQELMTLMARAIENGTVETPGQTFLPFDIHLPENI; the protein is encoded by the coding sequence ATGACCAAGCGCCCCACAATTACCGATATCGCCCGCGAAGCCGGAGTCAGCGTAGCAACGGTCGATCGCGTTCTGAACGCCCGCCATCCGGTGCGGGAGGAGACCGCGCGGCGGGTCCACGAGGCCGCACACGCCATCGGCTATCATGCTGCCGGTCTCATCAAGCAGCGCTTGCAGTGTGACCTGCCGCACTATCGGCTGGGCTTCATCTTGAGAAAACCGGCGCACCATTTCTACCAAGACTTCGCGCGCGAGGTCGAAGCGTCGGTCAGTTTGGCCCAGTCCTTCCACGGCATTCCGCTCATCGAATTCGCGCCGTCAAATGTGCCGGGCGACCTGATTGCGCGGCTCAAGGATTTGGGCGCGCGCTGCCAAGCGATTGCCATGGTGGCACCGGACCACCCGAAGATTACAGCGGCGGTTGAGGAGCTCCAGGCCAAAGGCATTCCGGTTTTCTCGCTGCTTTCCGACTTCGCCGCCGGCGTGCGTCAGGGCTATATCGGCCTTAACAACCGCAAGGTGGGGCGCACGGCCGCTTGGATGTTTTCCAAGATCGCAAAACGCCCCGGAAAGGTCGCGGTGTTTGTCGGCAGCCACCGTTTCCAGGGGCACGAGCTCCGGGACATCGGCTTTCGCTCCTATTGCCGTGAGAACGCGCCGACATTCGAGGTGCTCGATCCGCTCGTGAACCTCGAGAAACGGCAGATCACCTACGAGGCAACACTCGATCTCATGCAGCGGGAACCCGAGCTCGTCGGCTTCTATGTGGCCGGCGGGGGCATGGAGGGCGCCATCTCTGCGCTCCGGGAAGAGGGCAAAGGTCTGGATCTCATCGCGATCGTGAACGAAATCACGCCGGAGTCACGGGCGGCGCTCGCAGATAACATCATCACGATGGCTGTCGCCACGCCACTGCGCCGGCTTTGCCAGGAACTGATGACGCTGATGGCGCGGGCCATCGAGAACGGCACGGTGGAGACGCCGGGGCAGACATTTCTGCCGTTCGACATCCATCTTCCGGAAAATATATGA
- a CDS encoding IS5 family transposase: MRGDDGQTGELFSYVDLEARVRRNHPLRAIRTIVNEALSALQREFAALYSPIGRPSIPPEKLLRAMLLQAFYSIRSERLLMERLEYDLLFRWFVGIGVDDAAWDHSVFSKNRDRLLEGDIAAKFLSAVLAQPKVKRLLSTDHFSVDGTLVEAWASMKSVKPKSPSSDADPGNGSGEPPAEGGGRNAEADFHGQKRSNDTHASTTDPDARLYRKGKGKETKLCFMGHGLMENRHGLLVDACLTLADGHAERVAALHMIEPRADRPQAITLGADKAYDAEDFINELRTMTVTPHVAQNTNGRRSAIDGRTTRHGGYAVSQRIRKRIEEAFGWIKMVAGQAKTKLRGRDRVGWAFTFSAAAYNLVRLPKLLAVPA; this comes from the coding sequence GTGCGGGGCGACGACGGACAGACGGGCGAACTGTTCAGCTACGTGGACCTTGAAGCGCGGGTTCGGCGCAATCATCCGTTGCGGGCGATCCGGACGATCGTGAATGAAGCCCTGTCGGCTCTGCAACGCGAGTTCGCGGCGCTGTACTCGCCGATCGGGAGGCCGTCGATCCCGCCTGAGAAGCTGCTTCGCGCGATGCTGCTGCAGGCGTTCTACTCGATCCGCTCGGAGCGGCTTTTGATGGAACGGCTGGAATACGACCTTTTGTTCCGCTGGTTCGTCGGGATCGGCGTCGATGACGCGGCCTGGGACCATTCGGTGTTCTCGAAGAACCGCGACCGGCTGCTAGAGGGCGACATCGCCGCGAAGTTCCTGAGCGCGGTCCTGGCGCAACCCAAGGTGAAGAGGCTTCTTTCCACGGATCACTTCTCGGTCGACGGCACGCTGGTCGAGGCCTGGGCGTCGATGAAGAGCGTCAAGCCGAAGAGCCCGTCGTCGGACGCCGACCCGGGGAACGGCTCGGGCGAGCCGCCGGCAGAGGGCGGCGGGCGCAACGCGGAAGCGGACTTCCATGGCCAGAAGCGGTCGAATGATACGCATGCCTCGACCACCGATCCGGACGCCAGGCTCTACCGCAAGGGTAAAGGCAAGGAGACGAAGCTGTGCTTCATGGGACATGGGCTGATGGAGAACCGCCACGGCCTGCTGGTTGACGCCTGCCTGACGCTGGCCGACGGACATGCCGAGCGGGTGGCGGCACTGCACATGATCGAGCCCCGCGCCGACCGGCCGCAAGCAATCACGCTCGGCGCCGACAAGGCCTACGACGCAGAAGACTTCATCAATGAGCTGCGCACGATGACGGTGACACCGCACGTGGCGCAGAACACCAACGGCCGCCGTTCGGCGATCGACGGGCGCACGACCCGGCATGGCGGCTATGCCGTCAGCCAGCGCATTCGCAAGCGCATTGAGGAGGCGTTCGGATGGATCAAGATGGTCGCCGGACAGGCGAAGACGAAGTTGCGTGGCCGCGACCGCGTCGGATGGGCGTTCACCTTCAGCGCTGCCGCCTACAATCTGGTGCGGCTGCCGAAGCTGTTGGCGGTGCCGGCATGA
- a CDS encoding beta-ketoacyl-[acyl-carrier-protein] synthase family protein: MDRRVVITGIGGLCGLGTDAASIWKEMREGRCAIGPIVNSELHELRVRIGAEIKALPEHNIVGRQLVSMDRFSLLAVLAAREAMRQAGLSSKEGNSYRFGATVGVGGCGWDAIEQTYRAMLLGGKRAALLTVPKAMPGAAAGQVSMSLGLRGPVFGVTSACSSANHAIASAVDQIRLGRADVMLAGGSEAPLIWGVLKAWEAIRVLSPDTCRPFSADRQGLSLGEGAGMAVLESYEHAMARGATILAEIVGAGLSADASDIVAPTVEGPEAAMRACLADAGLNPEDVDYLNAHGTGTKANDQIETAAIKRVFGDHAYRLSVSSTKSMHAHCLGASGALEMIACVMAIRESVVPPTANYRELDPNCDLDVTPNVPRERKVRVALSNSFAFGGTNAVLAFRQV; this comes from the coding sequence ATGGACAGGCGTGTCGTGATTACTGGGATCGGAGGGCTTTGCGGGCTTGGGACCGACGCCGCCTCCATCTGGAAAGAGATGCGCGAAGGCCGCTGCGCCATCGGGCCGATCGTCAACTCCGAGCTCCATGAATTGAGGGTCAGGATCGGGGCCGAGATCAAAGCGCTGCCGGAGCATAACATCGTCGGCAGGCAGCTCGTCTCCATGGACCGCTTCAGCCTGCTCGCTGTGCTTGCAGCGCGCGAAGCCATGCGTCAGGCTGGACTTTCCTCCAAAGAAGGAAATAGCTATCGCTTCGGTGCGACGGTGGGCGTTGGCGGCTGCGGCTGGGATGCGATCGAGCAAACCTACCGCGCCATGCTCCTGGGCGGTAAGCGTGCCGCTCTCTTGACTGTACCCAAGGCGATGCCGGGCGCCGCCGCCGGCCAGGTCAGCATGAGTCTCGGCCTGCGCGGGCCGGTCTTCGGCGTCACGTCCGCCTGTTCCTCGGCAAACCATGCGATTGCCTCCGCGGTGGACCAGATCAGGCTCGGCCGGGCCGACGTGATGCTTGCCGGCGGCAGCGAAGCGCCGCTCATATGGGGTGTGCTGAAGGCATGGGAAGCGATCCGCGTGCTTTCGCCCGATACGTGCCGGCCATTCTCGGCCGATCGCCAGGGCCTGTCGCTTGGTGAAGGCGCCGGCATGGCGGTGCTGGAAAGCTACGAGCATGCCATGGCTCGGGGCGCCACCATCCTTGCCGAAATTGTCGGTGCCGGCCTTTCCGCCGATGCCTCCGACATCGTCGCGCCGACTGTCGAGGGGCCGGAGGCAGCAATGCGCGCTTGCCTTGCCGACGCCGGGCTCAATCCCGAGGATGTCGACTACCTCAATGCCCATGGCACCGGCACCAAGGCCAACGACCAGATCGAGACGGCGGCGATCAAGCGCGTTTTCGGCGACCACGCCTACAGATTGTCGGTGTCGTCGACCAAATCCATGCATGCCCACTGCCTTGGCGCATCGGGCGCGCTGGAGATGATTGCCTGCGTGATGGCTATCCGCGAGAGCGTCGTGCCGCCGACTGCCAATTATCGTGAGCTGGACCCCAATTGCGATCTCGACGTCACGCCCAATGTGCCCCGCGAGCGCAAGGTGCGCGTGGCACTGAGCAACTCCTTCGCCTTCGGCGGCACGAACGCTGTTCTGGCATTCAGGCAGGTGTAG
- a CDS encoding NodA family N-acyltransferase, protein MHSDVQWRLCWENELQLADHADLSDFFRKTYAGAFETKPFEGGRSWAGARPEFRAIGYDAHGIAAHICILRRFIKVGDVDLLVAELGLYGVRQDLEGFGISFSMRTVYPVLQQLGVPFAFGTVRHAMRNHVERFCRNGLATIVPDVRVRSTHPEVYLDLPPTRLEDVLVFVVPIGRSMSEWPSGTLIDRNGPEL, encoded by the coding sequence ATGCACTCTGACGTGCAGTGGAGGTTGTGCTGGGAAAATGAGTTGCAACTAGCCGACCATGCCGATCTCTCCGACTTCTTCCGAAAGACCTATGCTGGGGCCTTCGAGACAAAGCCATTCGAAGGTGGCCGCAGTTGGGCCGGTGCGAGGCCGGAATTCCGCGCAATCGGCTACGACGCGCACGGCATAGCGGCCCACATTTGCATACTGCGCCGCTTCATCAAGGTGGGCGATGTCGATTTATTAGTGGCCGAACTGGGGTTGTACGGGGTGCGTCAGGATCTTGAGGGATTCGGAATCAGCTTTTCAATGCGCACCGTGTATCCAGTGCTGCAGCAGCTCGGGGTTCCATTCGCTTTCGGCACGGTTCGGCACGCGATGCGGAACCATGTTGAGAGGTTCTGCAGAAACGGTCTGGCGACCATCGTACCGGACGTTCGCGTACGGTCGACCCACCCAGAAGTGTATCTCGACCTGCCGCCCACGCGCCTGGAGGACGTGCTTGTCTTCGTTGTGCCGATTGGACGCTCGATGAGCGAGTGGCCGTCCGGCACCCTGATTGACCGGAACGGTCCGGAGCTATGA
- a CDS encoding acyl carrier protein: MADQLTNEIIAMIKNRAASEGGNIAPASSGEITAATGLTSLGIDSLGLADVLWDLEQAYGIKIEMNTSEAWSDLQNVGDMVEAVRGLLAKVA; encoded by the coding sequence ATGGCTGATCAACTGACCAACGAAATAATCGCGATGATCAAGAATCGCGCCGCGTCGGAGGGCGGCAATATAGCGCCTGCCTCGAGCGGCGAAATAACGGCTGCCACGGGACTGACTTCGCTCGGTATCGATTCACTGGGATTGGCGGACGTTCTCTGGGACCTGGAGCAGGCCTACGGCATCAAGATCGAGATGAACACGTCCGAGGCCTGGTCGGATCTCCAGAATGTCGGCGACATGGTGGAAGCCGTGCGTGGCTTGCTCGCTAAGGTGGCGTGA
- the nodI gene encoding nodulation factor ABC transporter ATP-binding protein NodI: MSNIAIDLTGVNKSFGNKLVVNGLSLTVASGECFGLLGPNGAGKSTIARMVLGMTRPDAGKITVLGVPVPARGRLARKGIGVVPQFDNLDLEFTVRENLLVFGRYFGMSTRAIKAVIPSLLEFARLESKADARVAELSGGMKRRLTLARALINDPQLLVMDEPTTGLDPHARHLIWERLRFLLARGKTIILTTHFMEEAERLCDRLCVLEHGRNIAEGSPHALIDEHIGCPVIEIFGGNPQELSSLIRPYVQRIEVSGETLFCYAPDPEQVRVQLRGRAGLRLLERPPNLEDVFLRLTGREMEK, translated from the coding sequence ATGTCAAACATAGCAATCGACCTTACCGGCGTAAACAAGTCCTTTGGCAACAAGCTCGTTGTGAATGGGCTCTCGCTCACCGTTGCGTCGGGAGAGTGCTTCGGCCTGCTGGGGCCGAACGGTGCGGGCAAGAGCACGATTGCGCGTATGGTCCTCGGCATGACAAGGCCTGACGCGGGTAAGATCACCGTGCTCGGAGTGCCAGTGCCGGCACGGGGTCGCTTGGCACGCAAGGGCATCGGCGTGGTTCCCCAGTTCGACAATCTTGACCTGGAATTCACGGTACGCGAGAACCTGTTGGTGTTCGGGCGCTACTTCGGCATGAGCACACGCGCGATCAAAGCGGTCATCCCATCGCTCCTCGAGTTCGCCCGCCTTGAGAGCAAGGCGGATGCCCGTGTCGCCGAACTGTCCGGCGGCATGAAGCGGCGCCTGACGCTGGCACGTGCGCTGATCAACGACCCCCAGCTACTCGTAATGGACGAGCCGACTACCGGCCTCGACCCGCACGCTCGCCACCTGATCTGGGAGCGTCTGCGTTTCCTGCTGGCGCGCGGCAAGACGATCATTTTGACTACCCACTTTATGGAAGAGGCTGAGCGGTTGTGCGATCGGCTGTGCGTTCTCGAGCATGGACGCAACATTGCCGAAGGCAGCCCTCATGCCCTGATTGACGAACATATCGGGTGCCCCGTGATCGAGATTTTCGGCGGCAATCCACAGGAGCTGAGTTCGCTGATCAGGCCATACGTTCAGCGCATCGAGGTGAGCGGCGAGACGCTCTTTTGCTATGCGCCCGATCCGGAGCAGGTGCGCGTGCAGCTGCGCGGGCGCGCCGGTCTGCGTCTTCTGGAGCGTCCACCTAATCTGGAGGACGTTTTCTTGCGGCTGACCGGACGCGAGATGGAGAAGTAA
- the nodC gene encoding chitooligosaccharide synthase NodC, protein MDLLATASTVAVSCYALLSAAYKSMQMAYALPMDRSPESDNLVDFDLLPSVDVIVPCFNEDPSALSACLASIASQQYAGKLRVYVVDDGSSNRDAVVPVHGAFAGDPRFSFILLDKNVGKRKAQIAAIRRSSGDLVLNVDSDTTLASDVVTKLALKMQDPAVGAAMGQLTASNRSDTWLTRLIDMEYWLACNEERAAQARFGAVMCCCGPCAMYRRTALLLLLDQYETQLFRGKPSDFGEDRHLTILMLKAGLRTEYVPDAIAATVVPDRLGPYLRQQLRWARSTFRDTLLALRLLPSLNRYLTLDVVGQNLGPLLLALSVLAGLAQLALTAKVPWSAVLMIASMTIIRCSVAAFRARQLRFLGFSLHTFINVFLLLPLKAYALCTLSNSDWLSRKAPTLPNGGEKQIRIKNPIAEPNATGGSEVAHSIRRTDLSRGSSGLAESESVLSGE, encoded by the coding sequence ATGGACCTGCTTGCCACAGCCAGTACTGTCGCCGTCTCGTGCTATGCGCTGCTCTCGGCTGCTTATAAAAGCATGCAGATGGCTTATGCTTTGCCGATGGACCGTTCACCGGAATCGGACAATTTGGTCGATTTCGACCTTCTGCCGAGCGTGGATGTCATTGTCCCCTGCTTCAACGAGGATCCGAGCGCGCTCTCCGCGTGCCTGGCCTCCATTGCAAGCCAACAATATGCCGGAAAACTGCGGGTCTATGTGGTTGATGACGGTTCCTCAAATCGCGACGCTGTCGTACCGGTACACGGTGCCTTTGCGGGCGACCCGAGATTCAGCTTCATTTTGCTCGACAAGAATGTTGGCAAACGCAAAGCGCAGATCGCCGCGATACGCCGCTCGTCTGGAGATTTGGTGCTGAACGTCGACTCGGACACGACACTCGCGTCCGACGTCGTCACAAAGCTTGCACTGAAGATGCAGGATCCAGCCGTCGGCGCGGCCATGGGCCAGTTGACGGCCAGCAACCGGAGCGACACCTGGCTGACCCGGTTGATCGATATGGAGTACTGGCTGGCTTGCAATGAGGAGCGAGCGGCACAGGCTCGCTTTGGTGCCGTTATGTGCTGCTGCGGCCCATGTGCGATGTACCGTCGCACCGCACTCCTTTTGCTGCTGGATCAGTACGAGACGCAACTGTTTCGTGGGAAGCCAAGCGACTTCGGTGAGGATCGCCATCTCACGATCCTCATGCTGAAAGCAGGCCTTCGAACCGAATACGTTCCCGACGCCATCGCCGCAACCGTCGTTCCGGATCGGCTAGGGCCGTATCTGCGCCAACAACTCCGCTGGGCTCGAAGCACATTTCGGGACACGTTGCTTGCGCTGCGCCTATTGCCAAGCCTCAATCGCTATCTCACGTTGGATGTGGTCGGACAGAATCTCGGCCCGCTTTTGCTCGCCCTGTCGGTATTGGCTGGACTCGCGCAGCTCGCACTGACAGCCAAAGTGCCTTGGTCGGCAGTCCTGATGATTGCATCCATGACCATCATTCGGTGCAGCGTGGCAGCGTTTCGTGCTCGCCAACTTCGATTTCTCGGTTTTTCTCTGCACACATTCATCAACGTCTTTCTCTTACTTCCCTTGAAAGCCTATGCGTTGTGCACATTGAGCAATAGCGATTGGCTGTCGCGCAAGGCGCCTACCCTACCCAATGGAGGGGAAAAGCAGATCCGCATCAAAAACCCGATCGCCGAACCAAACGCTACAGGAGGTTCGGAAGTTGCTCACTCAATTCGCAGGACGGATCTTTCGCGCGGTTCTTCAGGCTTGGCGGAGTCTGAGAGCGTGCTCAGTGGCGAGTGA